One window of the Oncorhynchus nerka isolate Pitt River unplaced genomic scaffold, Oner_Uvic_2.0 unplaced_scaffold_4025, whole genome shotgun sequence genome contains the following:
- the LOC115122434 gene encoding zinc finger protein 184-like: MRCQDCGQQFTRWEAFKTHLRKHVLEEAMAEEEEQRQSIKRSLEINGSNGNAESAAPEKKQKNYDRGDYKENSDVDVEGDEEDEEFFDSSWQVRPSEIVTVRPRVAMLSEEEKPVFSSSHRVYACSICGKVYSYLESFRNHQKTHEKEEKKQPTENKCPDCGKVFARPSLLVTHLKVHRPPVPMEPSTLKCDQCVKNFNSLQTYLIHMDLHKQKPFWCLACAKGFRDELSLDKHLQGHNLRRHKCDLCEKSFRVPAELRYHYNTHTGAKPYKCTLCKKNFSQLGNLITHRKKHVGVYVGASKTPLGPRNHLFAGRRRVTEMKRLVFTGMGSTEEAEVIDMLQEHQEEEEEEEEGY, translated from the coding sequence GTGTCAGGACTGTGGGCAGCAGTTCACTCGCTGGGAGGCCTTCAAGACTCACCTGCGTAAGCATGTTCTGGAGGAGGCGATGGCGGAAGAGGAGGAACAAAGGCAGAGCATTAAGAGATCTCTGGAGATTAATGGGAGCAATGGTAATGCGGAATCGGCAGCACCCGAGAAAAAGCAGAAAAATTATGACCGTGGTGATTACAAAGAGAACAGTGACGTAGACGTGGAAGGTGATGAAGAAGACGAAGAGTTCTTCGACAGTTCCTGGCAGGTCAGACCATCGGAGATCGTCACAGTTCGTCCGCGCGTCGCCATGCTGTCTGAGGAGGAGAAGCCAGTCTTCAGCAGCTCCCACAGGGTCTATGCATGCTCCATCTGTGGGAAGGTCTACTCCTACCTCGAGTCATTTAGAAATCACCAGAAGACTCATGAAAAAGAAGAGAAAAAACAACCCACAGAGAACAAGTGCCCGGACTGTGGGAAGGTCTTTGCTCGCCCATCCCTTCTGGTGACCCACTTGAAAGTGCACAGGCCTCCCGTGCCGATGGAACCCTCCACTCTGAAGTGTGATCAGTGTGTAAAAAACTTCAATTCCCTGCAGACGTATTTGATCCACATGGACCTGCACAAGCAGAAGCCATTCTGGTGCCTGGCCTGTGCTAAGGGCTTTAGGGATGAGCTCTCTCTGGACAAACACCTGCAGGGCCACAACCTGAGGCGCCACAAGTGTGACCTCTGTGAAAAGTCTTTCCGCGTTCCCGCTGAGCTCCGCTACCACTACAATACTCACACCGGCGCCAAGCCCTACAAATGCACGCTCTGCAAGAAGAACTTCTCCCAGCTGGGCAACCTCATCACGCATCGGAAGAAGCACGTAGGGGTCTACGTCGGGGCCAGCAAGACGCCACTGGGACCCAGGAACCACCTGTTTGCTGGGAGGAGAAGGGTGACTGAGATGAAGAGGCTGGTGTTCACAGGGATGGGTAGCACAGAGGAGGCGGAGGTGATAGATATGCTTCAGGAACatcaagaggaggaggaggaagaagaagaaggatatTGA